The Brachyhypopomus gauderio isolate BG-103 chromosome 17, BGAUD_0.2, whole genome shotgun sequence genome includes a window with the following:
- the LOC143480896 gene encoding histone H2B 1/2, whose amino-acid sequence MPEPAKSAPKKGSKKAVTKTASKGGKKRRKTRKESYAIYVYKVLKQVHPDTGISSKAMGIMNSFVNDIFERIAGEASRLAHYNKRSTITSREIQTAVRLLLPGELAKHAVSEGTKAVTKYTSSK is encoded by the coding sequence ATGCCTGAGCCAGCAAAGTCCGCCCCGAAGAAGGGATCTAAGAAAGCCGTGACCAAGACGGCCAGTAAAGGAGGCAAGAAGCGCAGAAAGACCAGGAAGGAGAGCTACGCTATCTACGTGTACAAAGTTCTGAAGCAGGTCCACCCCGACACCGGTATCTCTTCCAAGGCGATGGGAATCATGAATTCTTTCGTCAATGACATTTTCGAGCGCATCGCTGGTGAAGCTTCTCGTCTCGCCCACTACAACAAGCGCTCTACCATCACCTCCAGGGAGATCCAGACCGCCGTGCGCCTGCTGCTTCCCGGTGAACTGGCCAAACACGCCGTGTCTGAGGGCACAAAGGCCGTCACCAAGTACACCAGCTCCAAGTAA
- the LOC143481022 gene encoding histone H4 produces MSGRGKGGKGLGKGGAKRHRKVLRDNIQGITKPAIRRLARRGGVKRISGLIYEETRGVLKVFLENVIRDAVTYTEHAKRKTVTAMDVVYALKRQGRTLYGFGG; encoded by the coding sequence ATGTCTGGAAGAGGTAAGGGTGGTAAAGGTCTTGGGAAAGGAGGCGCTAAGCGTCATCGCAAGGTTCTCCGTGACAACATCCAGGGCATTACTAAACCCGCCATTCGCCGTCTGGCTCGTCGTGGCGGTGTCAAGCGTATCTCCGGTCTGATTTACGAGGAGACCCGTGGTGTGCTCAAAGTGTTCCTGGAGAACGTAATCAGGGACGCGGTTACCTACACCGAACATGCCAAGAGAAAGACCGTCACCGCTATGGATGTGGTTTATGCTCTGAAACGCCAGGGACGCACTCTGTACGGATTCGGAGGTTAA
- the LOC143481193 gene encoding G2/M phase-specific E3 ubiquitin-protein ligase-like codes for MLSSPKRPYSPSNEVENLADIIGEFRKENISEHSTLIVVARRRRILHSAITALNKGYFDWHKCPRIEFVGEMADDFGGPTREFFRLLMKDVQSTLGIFEGQPGNLFFSYDQAAIEKGKYYTGGKLIAWSLLHGGPSIKALHPSLYQLMCGQAPDLEGFDIASLPDKSVQDKLQQIEKCKTEEDWKDLQESLGDWIADCGVPGVYEAKVLNIPQIISQIVKHFIFHRTANMVEQFKQGINSCGKLWETVERYWKAFQCLFTHTEEQLTRAAFRCLFDIFWSDEGANNKEAEEDTIFAWECLLNSVQEKETPFTFEDLLVFVTGADAIPHLGFPQRLQIQFYDQEERGSRFPYASTCSMTLFLLTFG; via the exons ATGCTGTCGTCTCCAAAACGTCCATATAGTCCATCTAAC GAAGTGGAAAACCTTGCTGATATCATTGGAGAATTCAGGAAGGAAAACATCAGTGAGCATTCTACACTGATAGTTGTGGCAAGAAGGAGGCGAATTCTACACAGTGCCATCACAGCTCTGAACAAGGGCTATTTTGATTGGCACAAATGTCCACGGATTGAATTTGTGGGTGAGATGGCTGATGATTTTGGAGGGCCCACAAGAGAATTCTTCAG GCTTTTAATGAAGGACGTGCAGTCTACTTTGGGCATTTTCGAGGGACAGCCAGGcaacctttttttttcttatgatCAGGCAGCCATAGAAAAGGGAAAGTATTATACTGGTGGGAAGTTGATTGCCTGGTCCCTGTTGCATGGGGGACCAAGCATTAAGGCATTACATCCCAGCCTTTATCAGTTAATGTGTGGTCAGGCTCCAGATCTTGAAGGATTTGATATTGCCAGCTTGCCAGACAAGTCTGTGCAGGACAAGCTTCAACAG attgaaaaatgtaaaactgagGAGGACTGGAAAGATCTGCAGGAGAGTCTGGGTGATTGGATTGCAGACTGTGGAGTGCCAGGGGTATATGAAGCCAAGGTTCTTAATATTCCACAGATCATCTCACAAATTGTGAAACATTTTATCTTTCACAG AACTGCAAACATGGTGGAGCAGTTTAAACAAGGGATCAACTCTTGTGGTAAACTTTGGGAAACTGTGGAGAGATACTGGAAAGCATTTCAGTGCCTGTTTACACATACAGAGGAACAACTGACAAGAGCAGCCTTCCGATGTCTTTTTGATATCTTTTGGAGTGATGAGGGGGCAAACAACAAGGAAGCGGAAGAGGACACTATATTTGCATGGGAGTGTCTTCTCAACAGTGTGCAAG AAAAAGAAACTCCCTTCACCTTTGAGGACCTATTGGTGTTTGTCACGGGAGCAGATGCAATACCACATCTTGGTTTTCCGCAGCGACTTCAGATCCAGTTTTATGACCAGGAGGAAAGAGGAAGTCGTTTTCCTTATGCTTCAACTTGCTCTATGACACTGTTCCTTCTCACATTTGGTTAG